Proteins co-encoded in one Raphanus sativus cultivar WK10039 unplaced genomic scaffold, ASM80110v3 Scaffold1992, whole genome shotgun sequence genomic window:
- the LOC130505071 gene encoding pre-mRNA-splicing factor SLU7-like, whose product MATASVGFKSREEHRKKQELEEARKAGLAPAEIDEEGKEINPHIPQYMSSAPWYLNADKPSLKHQRKWKVDPNYTKSWYDRGAKTFKADKYRKGACENCGAMTHKTKLCTERPRKMGAKWTNKNIAPDEKIETFDLDYDGKRDRWNGYDTAKYSEVIKRYEARDEARRNFLKEQQLKKLDKKRDNKIDEEECSDEEEEALKHDEAKADESKQMDFAKVEKRVRTTGGGSTGTVRNLRIREDTAKYLLNLDVNSAYYDPKTRSMREDPLPNTDPNEKFYAGDNQYRMSGEALEFKKLNIHALQLSEKGQEEVNMQAAPSQAELLFKKYKDAKEKLKKQIQETIMEKYGNAAASVEDIPKELLFGQSERDVEYDRCGRVIKGMELSVPKSKYEEDVYINNHTSVWGSWWKDHQWGYRCCQQTVKNSYCTGVAGIEAAEEAAGLMRSNIERHATASNDRSGLVEEKRFVTWGSDTPEDVVLDREKLDEALKKEDERKREEKDERKRKYNVQWNDQVTPEEMEAYRMKRMHEDDPMKNLLH is encoded by the exons ATGGCTACTGCATCAG TTGGGTTTAAGTCAAGAGAAGAGCACCGTAAGAAGCAAGAATTGGAGGAAGCGCGTAAAGCAGGGCTTGCTCCAGCAGAGATCGATGAGGAAGGAAAAGAGATTAACCCTCACATTCCTCAATACATGTCTTCTGCTCCTTGGTACCTCAATGCAGACAAGCCT AGCTTGAAACATCAAAGGAAATGGAAAGTTGATCCAAACTATACAAAGTCGTGGTACGATAGAGGAGCCAAAACGTTCAAGGCAGATAAGTATAGGAAAGGAGCTTGTGAGAA CTGTGGGGCTATGACGCATAAGACAAAGTTGTGCACGGAGAGGCCAAGAAAGATGGGAGCGAAGTGGACTAACAAGAACATAGCTCCTGATGAAAAGATCGAGACGTTCGACCTTGATTACGATGGGAAAAGGGATAGATGGAACGGTTACGATACTGCCAAATATTCGGAAGTGATCAAGAGGTATGAGGCTAGAGATGAAGCGAGAAGGAACTTTTTAAAAGAGCAGCAGTTGAAGAAGCTGGATAAGAAACGTGACAACAAGATTGATGAAGAAGAGTGTagtgatgaagaagaggaggcTCTGAAACATGATGAAGCCAAAGCTGATGAGAGCAAGCAAATGGATTTTGCTAAGGTAGAGAAACGTGTTCGTACTACTGGTGGTGGCAGCACAGGAACTGTTAG GAACTTGCGTATACGTGAAGACACTGCAAAGTATCTTTTGAATCTTGATGTCAATTCTGCTTATTATGATCCCAAGACGAGGTCTATGCGTGAAGATCCTCTTCCAAATACTGATCCAAACGAGAAGTTCTATGCG GGAGACAATCAATACAGAATGAGTGGAGAAGCTCTAGAGTTCAAGAAGCTTAATATTCACGCGTTGCAATTATCCGAGAAAGGCCAGGAAGAGGTCAACATGCAAGCTGCTCCTTCTCAAGCAGAGCTGCTTTTCAAGAAATACAAAGATGCGAAAGAGAAACTGAAGAAACAGATCCAAGAAACAATCATGGAGAAGTATGGAAATGCTGCTGCGTCTGTGGAAGACATCCCAAAGGAGCTTTTATTTGGACAAAGCGAGAGAGATGTCGAATATGACCGATGTGGAAGAGTTATTAAAGGAATG gAACTGTCGGTACCTAAGAGCAAATATGAAGAAGATGTTTACATAAACAACCACACAAGCGTATGGGGGTCGTGGTGGAAGGATCACCAGTGGGGTTACAGATGCTGTCAGCAAACGGTTAAGAACAGCTATTGCACTGGTGTTGCGGGGATAGAGGCGGCTGAGGAAGCTGCAGGTCTAATGAGAAGCAATATCGAAAGACATGCTACAGCTTCTAATG ATAGGTCCGGTCTAGTAGAGGAGAAAAGATTTGTGACTTGGGGAAGTGATACACCAGAAGATGTTGTTCTTGACCGTGAAAAACTTGATGAAGCTTTAAAGAAG GAGGatgagaggaagagagaggagaaaGATGAAAGGAAACGTAAATACAATGTCCAATGGAATGATCAG GTTACACCTGAGGAGATGGAAGCTTACCGAATGAAAAGAATGCATGAGGATGATCCCATGAAGAATCTTTTGCACTAG